One genomic window of Leptospira paudalimensis includes the following:
- a CDS encoding MarR family winged helix-turn-helix transcriptional regulator, giving the protein MGTKFKGSKKEVQALDAFIKLKRASESLSSRLISEFTKWNISESQFGVLETLYHLGPLCQKDLGDKILKSTGNITLVIDNLEKRNLVERVRGVEDRRFISVHLTGEGKKLIEQIFPDHVKRITSEFAVLSPEEQDVLGKICKKLGKKNETCPK; this is encoded by the coding sequence ATGGGAACAAAATTCAAAGGCTCTAAAAAGGAAGTACAGGCACTCGATGCGTTTATCAAATTAAAACGTGCGTCCGAGTCCTTGTCTTCCAGACTTATATCTGAATTCACCAAATGGAATATATCGGAAAGCCAATTTGGAGTTTTGGAGACATTGTACCATTTGGGTCCCCTATGCCAAAAAGACTTGGGGGATAAAATTCTCAAAAGTACGGGCAACATCACCCTCGTCATTGATAACTTAGAAAAACGAAATTTGGTGGAACGAGTCCGTGGAGTGGAGGATAGAAGGTTTATTTCTGTCCACTTAACTGGTGAAGGAAAAAAACTAATCGAACAAATTTTCCCTGACCACGTAAAACGGATCACTTCCGAATTTGCTGTACTTTCTCCTGAAGAACAAGATGTCCTTGGTAAAATCTGCAAAAAACTCGGTAAAAAAAACGAGACTTGTCCAAAATAG
- the hflX gene encoding GTPase HflX: MELARLVGEISVEIGRQVGLLIERTGYVTHLIVGNDHSIEIPHLDRYRVAHSRLRGLRLFHTHLKEQPLNQEDLMDLVLNRFDSITAACVDKDGIPKFFFSAFINPDPDAKEPWILSPKQYPGQIKYGYSDEVEALESEFTKKTSNLKESQKENRAFLVGVYDVRKMKRSPEHSMAELKELCRTAGIHVVDTYMQKRDPDPRTVVGKGKLQEIILTSVHKDIEHLIFDLELTPSQAKKISDASDLKIIDRTQLILDIFSKNAKSRDGKLQVELAQLKYLKNRLSELDDNMSRLTGGIGGRGPGETKLEIGNRRVEEKINRLENELKDLKRRRELNRKSRSRNEIPIVGIVGYTNAGKSTLLNALTNSTVIAEDKLFATLDPTTRRIRFPEEREIIISDTVGFIHDLPPDLSQAFKATLEELGDADLLLHVVDVTNPNYSEQMDAVDTILNSLQLNEIPRMVVFNKADGLDEETYGNLQKNGSLLVSSITREGLSKLLDLIEYEIWKKKEQKQLEVTSN; the protein is encoded by the coding sequence ATGGAGCTCGCAAGGCTCGTTGGTGAGATTTCTGTTGAAATCGGAAGGCAAGTTGGCCTTCTCATTGAGAGGACGGGTTATGTCACCCATCTGATTGTTGGCAACGACCACTCCATCGAAATTCCCCATTTAGATCGTTACCGAGTTGCTCATTCACGCCTCCGTGGTCTTCGTTTATTCCATACGCATCTCAAGGAACAGCCGTTAAACCAAGAAGACTTGATGGACCTTGTTCTCAACCGTTTTGATTCTATCACAGCGGCATGTGTGGATAAAGATGGGATTCCAAAATTCTTTTTTTCGGCCTTTATCAATCCAGACCCTGATGCCAAAGAACCTTGGATCCTTTCTCCCAAACAATACCCAGGCCAAATTAAGTATGGATATTCGGATGAAGTAGAAGCACTCGAATCTGAATTCACAAAAAAAACATCTAACCTGAAGGAATCACAAAAAGAAAACCGCGCTTTCCTTGTGGGAGTTTATGACGTACGAAAAATGAAACGTTCGCCTGAACATTCCATGGCTGAATTAAAGGAACTGTGTCGTACAGCAGGGATTCACGTTGTAGATACGTACATGCAAAAAAGAGATCCCGATCCCAGAACAGTTGTGGGAAAAGGAAAACTCCAAGAAATTATTTTAACTTCTGTTCACAAAGACATAGAACATTTAATTTTTGATTTGGAACTCACACCTTCTCAGGCGAAAAAAATCTCAGATGCTAGTGATTTAAAAATCATCGATCGTACCCAACTCATATTAGATATTTTCTCCAAAAATGCAAAGTCCCGCGATGGAAAATTACAAGTGGAACTTGCTCAACTTAAGTATCTGAAAAATCGACTCTCTGAATTGGATGATAACATGAGTCGCCTAACGGGTGGTATTGGTGGTAGAGGACCTGGAGAAACCAAACTGGAAATTGGAAACAGGCGAGTTGAAGAAAAAATCAATCGTTTGGAAAATGAACTAAAAGACCTAAAACGAAGAAGGGAACTCAATCGTAAGTCTCGTTCCCGTAATGAAATACCGATCGTAGGAATTGTTGGTTACACCAATGCAGGGAAATCGACTCTTCTCAATGCACTTACGAATTCAACAGTGATTGCAGAAGACAAATTATTTGCAACCTTAGACCCAACCACAAGGCGTATTCGGTTTCCTGAAGAACGAGAGATCATCATCTCTGATACAGTAGGTTTTATCCATGACCTGCCTCCCGATTTATCCCAAGCCTTTAAAGCTACCTTAGAGGAATTAGGTGATGCGGATTTATTATTACATGTTGTGGATGTGACCAATCCAAATTACTCTGAGCAGATGGATGCAGTTGATACCATCCTCAATTCGTTACAATTAAATGAAATTCCGCGGATGGTTGTTTTTAATAAAGCGGATGGATTGGATGAAGAAACTTATGGCAATTTACAGAAAAATGGTTCTTTGTTAGTTTCTTCCATTACAAGGGAAGGGCTTTCAAAACTCCTTGATTTGATTGAATATGAAATTTGGAAAAAGAAGGAACAAAAACAGCTGGAAGTTACATCCAATTGA
- a CDS encoding HEAT repeat domain-containing protein: protein MFQKGQDIIWKSSLWVVLLFFISCSTSKPFQLTDVSPKYREYQGSDLDPHKTKDVVIPVTNNRKYDSFIEEAHRTIALLEFGENIALRADSKKTVGEAVDKEMQAAAYLEEDLPNVITRLPELIQTNQSLIDSTPNDFDGPTIGRVSRELGVILESLQQYSPKAIGIQNAIRNLRSDSNNYNQGRDIAEPETKTGTEDPILINTDTQTSKKPEKVTVKKEDSSNKISIKRLNRKSKVTGKATEQINELVKKEEDEVLSDEEKKDKEYTEQIRNGLVQVFRWEYYRKPKNLEKILATHPIPRVRSAAALALGRLKAGRVTLQSAIDKDGYQVRPAAYKALSDIGDKRSLTYFIAGTKAEDPEVIAVSFEGLGKTKDPAGRELILTQGIASEYVVIVSGALRGLAYHKLDADVEIFAKFLKSPEQEIKEAAIEALAIHGSRESLRILERVATEEPTLTMMAIDEISKNPSLSATFALIRLNESLTDEKFTKRIGEALLRRKAFGKYAIILIEDDYLRSEPNERSIPLSYIKNKEIGLILSETKKEFAVRIGEDIVTDKYIQMKMESTLPGARSAFVTGWVFYPKIDIIEVKQLGSDGNSGKYSQLKKGKHKNLFNPIEEIKVPRKE, encoded by the coding sequence ATGTTTCAAAAGGGTCAAGACATAATTTGGAAAAGCAGTTTGTGGGTGGTCTTACTCTTTTTCATCAGTTGTTCAACTTCAAAACCCTTCCAATTAACAGATGTTTCTCCAAAGTATCGCGAATACCAAGGGAGTGATTTAGATCCACATAAAACCAAAGATGTTGTCATTCCTGTTACGAATAATCGAAAATATGATTCTTTTATTGAAGAAGCACATCGAACTATCGCATTATTAGAGTTTGGTGAAAATATTGCTTTACGTGCTGATAGCAAAAAAACCGTAGGTGAAGCAGTTGATAAAGAAATGCAAGCTGCTGCCTATTTGGAAGAAGATTTACCTAATGTGATCACTAGGTTACCTGAACTCATTCAAACAAACCAATCCCTTATCGATAGTACACCAAATGATTTTGATGGACCAACAATTGGACGAGTTTCTCGTGAATTAGGAGTTATATTAGAGTCATTACAACAATATAGTCCTAAAGCGATTGGAATTCAAAATGCAATCCGTAATCTAAGATCAGATTCCAATAATTATAACCAAGGAAGAGATATTGCTGAACCTGAAACCAAAACAGGAACAGAAGATCCTATTCTTATCAATACTGACACTCAAACTTCCAAAAAACCAGAAAAGGTAACTGTTAAAAAAGAAGATTCCTCCAATAAAATTTCTATCAAACGATTGAATCGCAAATCCAAAGTTACTGGGAAGGCGACGGAACAGATCAATGAATTGGTTAAGAAGGAAGAGGATGAAGTCCTTTCTGATGAAGAGAAAAAAGACAAAGAATATACAGAACAAATTCGAAATGGACTTGTTCAGGTATTTCGATGGGAATACTATCGTAAGCCAAAAAATCTTGAAAAAATTCTCGCAACTCATCCCATTCCAAGAGTTCGATCTGCGGCGGCCCTTGCCCTTGGCCGATTGAAAGCTGGTCGTGTTACCTTACAATCTGCAATAGATAAAGATGGTTACCAAGTTCGTCCTGCAGCATACAAAGCTCTATCTGACATTGGTGATAAACGTTCCTTAACCTATTTTATTGCAGGGACAAAAGCAGAAGACCCAGAAGTGATAGCAGTCAGCTTTGAAGGACTTGGAAAAACCAAAGATCCAGCAGGCCGTGAATTAATTTTAACACAAGGGATTGCATCTGAATACGTTGTAATTGTTTCGGGTGCTTTACGAGGTCTCGCCTATCATAAATTAGATGCTGATGTTGAAATTTTTGCTAAATTTTTAAAATCACCAGAACAAGAAATCAAAGAAGCAGCAATCGAAGCACTTGCTATACATGGAAGCCGAGAGAGTTTACGAATCTTAGAACGTGTGGCTACAGAAGAACCTACATTAACCATGATGGCGATCGATGAAATTAGCAAAAATCCTTCCCTTTCCGCAACTTTTGCTTTGATTCGATTGAATGAATCTTTAACTGATGAAAAGTTCACAAAACGGATTGGGGAAGCACTACTTCGAAGAAAAGCATTTGGAAAGTATGCGATCATCCTAATAGAAGATGATTATCTAAGATCAGAACCTAACGAAAGATCCATTCCTTTATCTTATATTAAAAATAAAGAAATTGGTCTCATCCTATCAGAAACCAAAAAAGAATTCGCTGTTCGGATTGGTGAAGACATTGTCACAGATAAATACATCCAAATGAAAATGGAATCTACTTTACCTGGAGCAAGAAGTGCATTCGTCACTGGCTGGGTATTTTATCCAAAAATTGATATCATAGAAGTAAAACAATTAGGCAGTGATGGAAATTCAGGAAAGTATTCTCAGTTAAAAAAAGGAAAACACAAAAACTTGTTTAATCCAATTGAGGAAATTAAAGTTCCTAGAAAGGAGTAG
- a CDS encoding STAS domain-containing protein, which produces MAKFTFPSLIIETESIQIKGEVVQVVSFVGQITNTNAYEINRSISSVFEDGIYQIILDLSQLEYINSIGVATLISIIKTVETQNGKIRIGGLNHFLENVIQLMDLPKKVQIYNTKKEAILNWM; this is translated from the coding sequence ATGGCAAAGTTTACCTTCCCTTCCCTCATCATTGAAACGGAATCCATCCAAATCAAAGGGGAAGTCGTGCAGGTAGTCTCCTTTGTGGGTCAAATCACGAATACCAATGCATATGAAATCAACCGAAGTATCTCTTCTGTTTTTGAAGATGGGATTTACCAAATCATTTTAGATTTGAGTCAATTGGAATACATCAATAGCATTGGTGTAGCAACCCTCATCAGTATCATTAAAACTGTTGAAACACAAAATGGAAAGATTAGAATTGGGGGCTTAAATCACTTTTTAGAAAACGTAATCCAACTGATGGATTTACCCAAAAAAGTGCAAATTTACAATACCAAAAAAGAAGCCATTCTCAATTGGATGTAA
- a CDS encoding formylglycine-generating enzyme family protein, with amino-acid sequence MKKLLMILFVLGFFFTPLVSEEETSEESPFATTKKKVQLWKGEVTGVYKNRLWIKVRIYRNQKISKYSVPELKALFAETKEFPVYQKLTQIKQGLLIVRDTIWEEKNISKNNQFIEVVLVGDYKPDLNSKMKEITTDAYIASYVEEDFFTEPDAFFKGRYTSPRKTVFHPKDRKEMVLVSRGLFLYGQGTDPSADSFNPYFLEPKASSLKEIPSFYIDKYEVTNAEYDFFLKQTNTKSPPHWTSGKYPEGEGDHPVVHLTYREVEKYAAWAGKRIPTEWEWEKAARGPGVVEYTNRDETLGYQITATKYPFGDEYDSLYCNTRESKIGKTQSVYELSTEGASPYGALGMCGNAAEWTSSDYQLYPGHHIKNFSFGKIYKVVRGGSYSDSAKNATASARSYGGIPNLSEDRRAGFRLVMDYRD; translated from the coding sequence ATGAAAAAATTACTAATGATTCTATTCGTATTGGGGTTTTTCTTCACACCCCTTGTTTCGGAAGAGGAAACGTCGGAAGAATCACCCTTCGCAACGACTAAAAAGAAAGTCCAACTTTGGAAAGGTGAAGTGACCGGAGTTTATAAAAATAGGCTTTGGATCAAAGTCCGTATTTATCGAAACCAAAAGATTTCAAAGTATTCAGTACCTGAATTAAAAGCACTTTTTGCTGAAACCAAAGAGTTTCCAGTCTACCAAAAACTCACACAAATCAAACAAGGTTTGCTCATTGTCAGAGATACTATTTGGGAAGAAAAAAATATCAGTAAAAATAATCAATTTATCGAAGTAGTGTTAGTTGGTGATTATAAACCAGATCTTAATTCAAAAATGAAAGAAATCACTACCGATGCTTATATCGCAAGTTATGTGGAAGAAGATTTTTTTACAGAACCAGATGCCTTTTTTAAAGGAAGGTATACTTCTCCTCGTAAAACTGTATTTCATCCAAAAGACCGTAAGGAAATGGTTTTGGTTTCCAGAGGTTTATTCTTATACGGGCAAGGGACAGACCCTTCTGCTGATAGTTTTAACCCATATTTTTTAGAACCAAAAGCATCCAGTTTGAAAGAGATTCCCTCTTTTTATATTGATAAGTATGAAGTTACGAATGCCGAATACGATTTCTTTCTAAAACAAACAAATACCAAATCACCTCCTCATTGGACTTCGGGCAAGTATCCAGAGGGAGAAGGGGATCATCCTGTGGTTCATCTCACCTACCGTGAAGTAGAGAAATATGCAGCGTGGGCAGGTAAACGTATTCCAACTGAATGGGAATGGGAGAAGGCTGCTCGTGGTCCTGGAGTTGTGGAATACACAAACAGAGATGAAACTTTAGGTTACCAAATCACAGCCACCAAATATCCATTTGGTGATGAATATGATTCTTTGTATTGTAATACAAGAGAATCAAAAATTGGAAAAACACAGTCTGTTTACGAACTATCCACGGAAGGGGCAAGTCCTTACGGGGCACTTGGAATGTGTGGGAATGCGGCGGAGTGGACATCGAGTGATTACCAACTGTACCCAGGCCATCATATCAAAAACTTTTCCTTTGGAAAAATATACAAAGTGGTGCGAGGTGGATCTTACTCTGATTCTGCCAAAAATGCGACGGCTAGTGCCAGATCTTATGGTGGGATTCCTAACCTAAGTGAAGATAGGCGAGCTGGATTTCGATTGGTGATGGATTACCGAGACTAA
- a CDS encoding response regulator encodes MKKVLIVDDNDRYANNLKLYLDAKKINSDRAVDAKQGWELFTNSNDYDMIISDVTMETQTSGLWMMRKIYKSGYKGIMVIASTGFDVSGVMPFSSIFLSWFCGLHWMIPKVPLKQGTVEWVPTILSKGKSTPF; translated from the coding sequence ATGAAAAAAGTACTAATTGTTGATGATAATGACCGCTATGCGAATAATCTTAAATTATATTTGGATGCTAAAAAAATTAATTCCGATAGAGCCGTTGATGCAAAACAAGGATGGGAATTATTTACTAACTCCAACGATTACGACATGATCATCTCTGATGTCACAATGGAAACTCAAACTTCTGGATTGTGGATGATGCGTAAAATTTACAAATCAGGATACAAAGGAATAATGGTAATAGCATCCACAGGATTTGATGTCTCGGGAGTGATGCCTTTTTCTTCTATTTTTTTATCTTGGTTTTGTGGATTACATTGGATGATCCCAAAGGTTCCACTCAAACAAGGAACGGTGGAATGGGTTCCCACCATTCTCTCAAAGGGTAAATCTACTCCTTTCTAG
- a CDS encoding ABC transporter ATP-binding protein, with protein MKYFFRLLSYSVHYKQRFVLGLVFALLTAILNGISLTALIPLFDSLGSDKNNRFHLDLTLPEKTILVQEVLLGEDSLDGLERIKRLIISAKLQINTYTENMEPKEVVWAVCIAVFPLYLLKLGTYLLSVYCIATAGYKAVRDIRQELFQKVQKLPLTYFYKEKTGLIMSRVINDAEIVAAVISSNLRDAVINFFYVLTHLVILIYLNSDLLILACLTVPVVILPVTLFTRKISSSTARFQEKIADLNGHIQEFISGIKVIRTFRQEKQDLKKFDNINYKVYRRTFKGQFYLQMAPSLVELTSSIVVLGYFALGAKFIYSGKFTQGEFMAFLLTLLFLMRPLTQLSQMVGKITQANSAGKRIFEIIDRDPEVIEHGDETVLEKITEGIKFENIHFSYPGTNQEVLKGINLDIKLGETYAFVGTSGSGKSTMMDLIPRFFDPTAGQIKIDGIDIKQYSLKSLRKKIGIVTQEIFLFHGTIAENIAYGTGAATRKEVVRAARLANAHDFITKMENGYDTMIGVRGLDLSGGQRQRLVIARALLRNAEIMILDEATSALDAESERLVSRALERLFQNRTTFIIAHRLSTVRRIKNIVVIEEGEIKEQGDHDSLLEQNGIYKKLYDSQFADAEIQI; from the coding sequence ATGAAATATTTTTTTAGATTATTGAGTTATAGCGTTCATTATAAACAAAGATTTGTTTTGGGACTTGTATTTGCTCTCTTAACAGCCATACTCAATGGAATTTCGTTAACTGCACTCATTCCTCTTTTTGATTCACTCGGAAGTGATAAGAACAATCGTTTTCATTTGGATTTAACTTTACCTGAAAAAACCATATTAGTTCAGGAAGTTTTACTGGGTGAAGATAGTTTAGATGGATTGGAAAGAATCAAACGATTGATCATCTCTGCCAAACTCCAAATCAATACTTATACAGAAAACATGGAACCCAAGGAAGTAGTTTGGGCAGTTTGTATTGCAGTGTTTCCACTGTATCTTTTGAAATTGGGAACCTATTTATTATCTGTTTATTGTATTGCCACAGCTGGTTATAAAGCGGTTCGAGATATACGGCAAGAGTTATTCCAAAAGGTACAAAAATTACCTCTCACGTATTTTTATAAAGAGAAAACAGGGCTTATCATGAGCCGTGTGATCAATGATGCAGAAATTGTAGCAGCTGTGATTTCGAGTAATTTACGTGATGCGGTTATCAATTTCTTCTATGTGTTAACTCATTTAGTGATTTTAATTTATCTAAATTCAGATCTTTTGATCCTCGCTTGTTTGACAGTTCCTGTTGTGATATTGCCAGTTACTTTGTTCACGAGAAAAATTTCTTCATCTACAGCTAGATTCCAAGAGAAAATAGCAGATCTCAATGGGCATATCCAAGAGTTTATTTCTGGTATCAAAGTCATTCGTACCTTTCGACAAGAAAAACAAGACCTTAAAAAGTTTGATAATATCAATTATAAAGTTTATAGAAGGACATTTAAAGGTCAATTTTACTTACAAATGGCACCTAGCCTTGTTGAATTAACATCATCCATTGTAGTTCTCGGATATTTTGCGTTAGGTGCCAAATTTATCTATTCAGGTAAATTCACTCAAGGTGAGTTTATGGCATTTCTTTTAACTTTATTATTTTTAATGAGGCCACTCACTCAACTTTCACAAATGGTAGGAAAAATCACCCAAGCTAATTCTGCTGGGAAACGAATTTTTGAAATCATCGATCGTGACCCAGAAGTGATTGAACATGGTGATGAAACAGTTCTCGAAAAAATCACAGAGGGAATCAAATTTGAAAATATCCATTTTTCTTATCCTGGAACCAACCAGGAAGTTCTCAAAGGAATCAACTTAGATATCAAACTTGGCGAAACCTATGCATTTGTAGGAACAAGTGGTTCTGGAAAATCCACAATGATGGATTTAATTCCTCGTTTTTTTGATCCAACTGCAGGACAGATCAAAATTGATGGGATTGATATCAAACAATATTCCCTCAAATCACTTCGTAAAAAAATAGGAATTGTGACCCAAGAAATTTTCCTCTTCCACGGAACCATTGCTGAAAACATCGCATACGGAACTGGAGCTGCTACAAGAAAAGAAGTGGTAAGAGCTGCTCGATTGGCGAATGCACATGATTTTATCACCAAAATGGAAAACGGATATGATACCATGATTGGTGTACGTGGATTAGATTTGAGTGGTGGACAAAGGCAACGTTTAGTCATTGCTCGAGCATTATTACGAAATGCTGAAATTATGATTTTAGACGAAGCAACTAGTGCTCTTGATGCTGAATCGGAACGTTTGGTGAGCCGAGCTCTCGAAAGACTATTCCAAAATCGTACAACATTTATTATTGCACATCGATTATCGACCGTAAGGCGAATTAAAAACATAGTTGTCATCGAAGAAGGTGAGATCAAGGAACAAGGGGATCACGATTCTTTACTCGAACAAAATGGTATTTATAAAAAACTATATGATAGTCAATTTGCAGATGCAGAGATCCAAATATGA
- a CDS encoding anthranilate synthase component II, producing the protein MFLLIDNYDSFTYILFQYLTKIAPTTVMRNDENLPLDTLQKYQAVVLSPGPGLPKTSGKLMSHFVTLYPKVPILGICLGHQTIAETFGAKLEQTKEIYHGRPSPIEHNGDGIFKNIPNQFLANRYHSWAVSKLEFPNELEVTAETKDGVIMGIRHRKWRKVFGVQFHPESILTEYGETVLRNFYEEVHS; encoded by the coding sequence ATGTTTTTACTCATCGATAACTACGACTCTTTCACTTACATATTATTCCAATACTTAACCAAAATCGCACCAACAACTGTAATGCGAAATGATGAAAATTTACCTTTGGATACGTTGCAAAAATACCAAGCAGTTGTTCTTTCTCCTGGACCTGGTTTACCAAAAACTTCTGGGAAACTCATGTCACATTTTGTTACTTTGTATCCGAAAGTTCCGATTCTTGGAATTTGTCTCGGCCACCAAACGATTGCGGAAACCTTTGGAGCAAAATTAGAACAAACGAAAGAAATATACCATGGACGGCCTTCTCCCATCGAACACAATGGTGATGGTATTTTTAAAAACATCCCTAACCAGTTTTTAGCTAACCGTTACCATTCTTGGGCAGTCTCAAAACTGGAATTTCCAAACGAATTGGAAGTGACAGCAGAAACGAAAGATGGTGTGATCATGGGGATTCGTCACAGAAAATGGAGAAAGGTCTTCGGGGTTCAGTTCCATCCTGAATCCATCCTCACTGAATATGGGGAAACCGTGCTTCGTAACTTCTATGAGGAAGTTCATTCATGA
- a CDS encoding homoserine dehydrogenase, with protein MKEVRIGLLGAGVVGTSLLQLLDKNREKIQRHYGINLQLTIIATRNPAKLQGKTNIPVTDDVLSVTKRSDIDMIVELIGGTDTAYQAVRSALENGKAVITANKALLSEKGRELYPIAEKAGVELGYEAAVAGSIPIIRTLRDGLASCEFEVICGILNGTTNFILTKMEQESWDYATALKKAQELGFAEADPTFDVEGIDAGHKISLLASLAFREYVSFQTVSVKGISELQSMDIQAALSLGYRIKLLGISKRSSAGILTKVHPTLVPLDHPLANVMNESNAVFYKTKEADSGMMTGKGAGGMPTASAVLSDIIYYASRLGSKDIAKENNLFPEGKRFPEPENLVRYYLRFSTVDKPGVLAEISQILGRHNISIASVQQKESSSEPVSVIVVTHAATEGEFQKSLVEIDMMKDIIKQKTVAIRLLENL; from the coding sequence ATGAAAGAAGTTCGCATTGGTCTATTGGGTGCCGGAGTTGTCGGCACGAGTCTTCTCCAACTCTTGGACAAAAACCGAGAAAAAATCCAACGTCATTATGGAATCAACTTACAACTAACAATCATTGCTACCCGTAACCCGGCAAAACTCCAAGGTAAAACGAACATCCCTGTCACAGACGACGTACTTTCTGTTACAAAACGTTCGGATATTGATATGATTGTAGAATTGATAGGCGGTACCGACACCGCATACCAAGCTGTACGTTCTGCCCTCGAAAATGGAAAAGCAGTCATTACTGCAAACAAAGCACTCCTATCTGAGAAAGGTCGTGAACTTTATCCAATCGCCGAAAAAGCAGGAGTTGAGTTAGGGTATGAAGCTGCCGTTGCAGGATCCATTCCCATCATTCGTACATTACGAGATGGACTTGCTTCATGTGAATTTGAAGTGATCTGTGGGATTCTCAACGGAACCACAAACTTTATTCTAACCAAAATGGAACAAGAGTCTTGGGACTATGCCACAGCTCTCAAAAAAGCACAGGAACTTGGATTTGCCGAAGCAGATCCAACCTTTGATGTGGAAGGGATCGATGCTGGGCATAAAATCAGCCTGCTCGCGAGCCTAGCATTCAGAGAGTATGTTTCCTTCCAAACAGTCTCTGTAAAAGGGATTTCTGAATTACAATCCATGGACATCCAAGCAGCACTTTCCCTCGGATATAGAATCAAACTACTCGGGATCTCTAAACGAAGTTCGGCGGGAATCTTAACTAAGGTCCATCCTACTCTTGTACCACTCGACCATCCACTCGCAAATGTGATGAACGAATCCAATGCTGTGTTTTACAAAACAAAAGAAGCGGATTCTGGAATGATGACAGGTAAGGGAGCAGGTGGAATGCCAACAGCGAGTGCTGTTCTCTCAGATATCATTTACTATGCCTCACGATTAGGAAGTAAAGACATCGCAAAAGAAAACAATCTTTTCCCAGAAGGAAAACGATTTCCGGAACCTGAGAATTTAGTTCGATATTACCTACGTTTCTCTACTGTGGACAAACCAGGTGTACTTGCTGAAATTTCCCAAATTTTAGGACGTCATAATATTTCAATTGCATCCGTCCAACAGAAGGAATCCTCTTCGGAACCTGTATCTGTGATTGTTGTCACCCATGCAGCAACAGAAGGTGAATTTCAAAAATCGTTAGTGGAAATTGATATGATGAAAGACATCATCAAACAAAAAACAGTTGCGATACGGTTATTGGAGAACCTCTAA